Proteins from a single region of Cydia amplana chromosome 17, ilCydAmpl1.1, whole genome shotgun sequence:
- the LOC134655817 gene encoding 1,5-anhydro-D-fructose reductase-like isoform X1 codes for MNLGTKTLLAIFSTSFRTPIRLYYNNIRIMQSVTLSQTNDSMPTIGLGTWQAPSNVIEPTVLKALDLGYRHIDTAFNYNNEEAIGAAVNEWINSGKGSRKELFITTKLPHVGNRASDVRKFVELQLNKLNMDYIDLYLIHVPFAFVCDPQTLTPVVNSDGDYELDVTTNHCEIWKVMEECQREGLIRNLGLSNFNEDQIKKIMDKALVLPQVIQVELHASFQQQQLRKFCADNNIVVTAYAPLGSPGAKDHFVNKYKYSPDAFPDILGLPVVKDIADKHGKTPAQVLLHFLVKQDIVVIPKSTSEHRLKENMEIYDFELSEEDMSQLKKLDKGEEGRIFNFLFWKGVEKHPEYPFKLPPQVIKE; via the exons ATGAATCTTGGAACGAAAACACTGCTTGCTATCTTTTCTACTTCTTTCAGGACACCTATACGTCTCTATTACAACAATATCAGAATAATGCAGTCAGTGACCCTATCGCAAACAAACGATTCCATGCCAACCATAGGGTTAGGGACTTGGCAG GCACCTTCTAATGTAATTGAGCCGACAGTGCTGAAGGCTTTAGACTTGGGATACAGACACATAGACACTGCCTTTAACTATAACAATGAGGAAGCTATTGGTGCCGCTGTGAACGAATGGATAAATAGTGGAAAAGGGTCGAGGAAGGAATTGTTCATCACAACCaag CTCCCACATGTCGGCAACAGGGCATCAGACGTTAGAAAATTTGTAGAACTGCAACTCAACAAGTTGAACATGGACTACATAGACCTCTACCTTATCCATGTCCCGTTCGCCTTTGTGTGTGACCCGCAGACTCTCACACCGGTTGTCAACAGCGATGGAGACTATGAGCTGGATGTTACGACTAATCATTGTGAAATATGGAAG GTAATGGAAGAATGCCAACGAGAAGGCCTAATCCGAAACCTAGGTCTCTCCAACTTCAACGAAGACCAGATAAAGAAGATCATGGACAAGGCTTTGGTCCTGCCACAGGTTATCCAAGTGGAGCTCCACGCGTCGTTCCAGCAGCAGCAGCTGAGGAAGTTCTGTGCTGACAACAATATTGTGGTGACGGCCTACGCCCCGCTGGGTAGCCCGGGGGCGAAGGATCACTTCGTGAATAAGTATAAGTATAG cCCCGATGCTTTCCCCGACATTCTTGGGCTCCCAGTCGTGAAGGACATTGCCGATAAACACGGGAAGACTCCGGCGCAAGTGCTGCTGCACTTTCTTGTGAAGCAGGACATCGTCGTCATACCGAAAAGCACCAGCGAACACAGATTGAAG GAAAACATGGAAATATACGACTTCGAACTATCCGAAGAGGACATGAGTCAGCTTAAGAAACTTGACAAAGGCGAAGAAGGCCGTATATTTAACTTCCTCTTCTGGAAGGGAGTCGAAAAACATCCTGAATACCCTTTCAAACTCCCACCTCAAGTAATCAAAGAATAA
- the LOC134655817 gene encoding 1,5-anhydro-D-fructose reductase-like isoform X2 codes for MQSVTLSQTNDSMPTIGLGTWQAPSNVIEPTVLKALDLGYRHIDTAFNYNNEEAIGAAVNEWINSGKGSRKELFITTKLPHVGNRASDVRKFVELQLNKLNMDYIDLYLIHVPFAFVCDPQTLTPVVNSDGDYELDVTTNHCEIWKVMEECQREGLIRNLGLSNFNEDQIKKIMDKALVLPQVIQVELHASFQQQQLRKFCADNNIVVTAYAPLGSPGAKDHFVNKYKYSPDAFPDILGLPVVKDIADKHGKTPAQVLLHFLVKQDIVVIPKSTSEHRLKENMEIYDFELSEEDMSQLKKLDKGEEGRIFNFLFWKGVEKHPEYPFKLPPQVIKE; via the exons ATGCAGTCAGTGACCCTATCGCAAACAAACGATTCCATGCCAACCATAGGGTTAGGGACTTGGCAG GCACCTTCTAATGTAATTGAGCCGACAGTGCTGAAGGCTTTAGACTTGGGATACAGACACATAGACACTGCCTTTAACTATAACAATGAGGAAGCTATTGGTGCCGCTGTGAACGAATGGATAAATAGTGGAAAAGGGTCGAGGAAGGAATTGTTCATCACAACCaag CTCCCACATGTCGGCAACAGGGCATCAGACGTTAGAAAATTTGTAGAACTGCAACTCAACAAGTTGAACATGGACTACATAGACCTCTACCTTATCCATGTCCCGTTCGCCTTTGTGTGTGACCCGCAGACTCTCACACCGGTTGTCAACAGCGATGGAGACTATGAGCTGGATGTTACGACTAATCATTGTGAAATATGGAAG GTAATGGAAGAATGCCAACGAGAAGGCCTAATCCGAAACCTAGGTCTCTCCAACTTCAACGAAGACCAGATAAAGAAGATCATGGACAAGGCTTTGGTCCTGCCACAGGTTATCCAAGTGGAGCTCCACGCGTCGTTCCAGCAGCAGCAGCTGAGGAAGTTCTGTGCTGACAACAATATTGTGGTGACGGCCTACGCCCCGCTGGGTAGCCCGGGGGCGAAGGATCACTTCGTGAATAAGTATAAGTATAG cCCCGATGCTTTCCCCGACATTCTTGGGCTCCCAGTCGTGAAGGACATTGCCGATAAACACGGGAAGACTCCGGCGCAAGTGCTGCTGCACTTTCTTGTGAAGCAGGACATCGTCGTCATACCGAAAAGCACCAGCGAACACAGATTGAAG GAAAACATGGAAATATACGACTTCGAACTATCCGAAGAGGACATGAGTCAGCTTAAGAAACTTGACAAAGGCGAAGAAGGCCGTATATTTAACTTCCTCTTCTGGAAGGGAGTCGAAAAACATCCTGAATACCCTTTCAAACTCCCACCTCAAGTAATCAAAGAATAA